The Dethiobacter alkaliphilus AHT 1 nucleotide sequence TAATTAAAAAGGAGAAATATTTTTTTTAGAGAATACTATGGAAAAGAAAGGATGGTGGCAAGTATGAGTATTGAAAAAAAACCGGCAGTGGGGCAAAAAGCGCCGGATTTCAGTTTGTCAGCTGCCACGCAAGAAGAAGTTGCCCTTAGTTCACTGCAGGGAAAAGCGGTGCTATTGGCATTTGTAAGCAGCAGCGGCTGAGCATCCTGCCGGGCACACCTGGTGCAGTTGCGCCAGAAACATGCTGATTTGCAGGAGGCAGGAGTTCAGATTATAGCTTTGACGCCGGACAATCAGGAAAAAATATCAGATCTTCACAGGATTTTAAAGTTGCCTTATCCTCTGCTGGCGGATCCGGACAAATCCGCCTATGAACAGTATGATTTGCTAGAAGACAAGAAAATCTACGGTGCTAATTTTATCCTGGACGGCCAGGGGGTTGTCCGATATGCTTATCGTGGCGTAACACCGGAAGACCGTCCGCCTCTAAAGGAACTGGTGGAGGCCGGCAGAGCCATTGCTGCCGGAAAGAAATATGAATAATAAGGCCCAGAAGGGTTCTATGGCTCCCGACTTTAGTTTGTCTGATGTCTACGGAAAAAAGATGAGCTTCAGTGATTTCCGCGGCCGTTCCGTTATTCTAGTGTTTATGCGCCATCTGGGCTGAATGCTGGGAAGAGCTCATCTGGCGCAGTTGCGCCAGCAGTACGGAGAAATCCAACACGCCGGCGGTGAAGTGGTGGTTGTAAGCTTTGACGACGCAGGCGGCGTGAAAAAGCTAATCGAATCACATAAACTGCCCTTTGTTTTTTTATTGGATCCGCAAAGGGAAGTATACCAACTATACGGTATGATGTATAAGGAAACCGGATCCATCGTAACCTGGAAAACGGTTTTAGCTTACCTGAAGCTGCGTTTTGCCGGATATCCCAAATCACCTCCGGGCAAAGACGTGCGGCAAATGGGTGGAGATGTGGTGGTGGACCGGGACGGAATCATCCGTTTCCTCCACCGCAGCCAGCATCCAGAAGACTGGCCCGATGTAGCAGAGCTTCTAACTTATCTAAAGCAAAAATTACAAAACCCTTAAAAGAAGTGCAAAAGCGCTTCTTTTTTTCGTTATAAATTGACCGTATTGTGGAAGCACATGTATAATTTTGAGTAAATAGGAATATTACTATTTCCGAATCTAAAAATATTGGAGGGTGACTATGAGAAAATTTCTTTTGGTTCTAATTTCCATTTTAATACTTGCATTGGCACTGGCGGGCTGCGCTGAGCAGCCGGCAGAAGGTACAACTTCGGAGCCGGAGCCGGAAATTACAGTTTATACATCATTTTTTGTTCTTTATGATTTCGCAAATCAAATTGGCGGTGACCGTGTAGAAGTAATGAACCTATTGCCGCCCGGAGTGGAGCCTCATGACTGGGAACCTACGGCTCAGGCCATGGCCCGGCTGTCTGATGCCGATGTACTGCTGATCAACGGCCTCGAACTGGAGCCTTGGGTTGATAAGCTTATAGAAGGACTGGATGGCAATATTAAGGTGGTCAATACATCTGAAGGTATTGAGCCGTTAACCGGCTATGGAGGGCATAGCCATGATGATGACGATGACCATGGTTATGATGATGACGACAATCACGGCTATGACAATGATTACGGTCATGATGATGACGATGACCACGGCTATGATGATTTGCCCGACCCCCACGTATGGCTGGATCCTTTGCTGGCGCTGCATCAGGCTGAGCAAATTGCCGGTGCGCTTATTGAACTGGACCCGGAATACGAGGAGGTCTACCTTGAGAACCTGGCTTTGTTTACTGCCCGGATCGAAGAGCTGGACAATGAATACCGTGAAGCTCTGACAAATTTGGCAAGACATGAATTTATTGTTACCCATCTGTCCTTTGCTTATCTGGCAGAAAGATACGGTCTGGAACAGGTGGGTATAAGCGGACTTTCCCCCCATGCAGAACCAAGCCCGGCGCAGATGGCCAAAATCATGGACTTTGCCGCGGAGCACGACGTGCGTCATATCTTCCAGGAGCCATTGGTGACAAGCCGCCTGGCCGAAGTTCTGGCAGACGATCTGGGAGCAGAAATCCTGGAACTAAACCCCCTGGAGGGGTTAACGGAGGATGAGTTGGCGGCGGGTGAAGATTACTTTTCCATAATGCGCCGTAACCTGGAGCAGTTAAAAATTGCCCTGGCAGAATAGAGGGATATAGATGGGTGAACCGGTACTGAAGCTGGAGCATGTTTTTTTTCACTATGGCCGACGACTGGTGCTGGATGATATCAATTTAACAGTGACGCCCGGTGATTTTCTGGGCATTGTGGGACCTAACGGTTCCGGCAAAAGTACCCTTTTGAAAATCGTCCTGGGGCTTTTGCAGCCCACCGCCGGCAGTGTAAGCCTCTTTGGCCAAAGCCGCAAAAATTTTCGGCAATGGAGCCGTATCGGCTATGTTGCCCAGAATTCCACCGCCTTTAATTACGGCTTTCCTGCCACCGTGCGGGAGGTGGTGATGTCCGGACTCACCGCTTCCCTGGGGCTGCTGCGTTTTGCCGGCGCCCGGGAGCGCCGGCGTGTAGCCGAAGTGTTGGAGCAGACCGGAGTGGCTGATTTGCAGGACCGTTTAATCGGAGAGCTCTCCGGCGGACAGCAGCAGCGGGTCTTTATTGCCCGTGCCCTTGTTTCCCGTCCGGAGCTTCTGATCCTTGATGAGCCAACGGTGGGCGTGGATGTGGAGGCTCAGGAGCGCTTTTATGAGCTGCTGGAGACACTGCGCAGCGAAGCAGGCATGACGCTGATGATGGTGAGCCATGACATCGGTGTAGTGACAGAGCAGGTAGATAATGTGGCCTGTCTGAATAAAAAAATGTTTTTCCATGGATCTCCCGCCGACTTCTTATCCCAGGATACCCTAACCCGTGTCTACGGTCCTGCAGCACGGATTCTTCATCACGCCCACTGAGAGCGAGGTCTTTCCATGTTAGAATTTTGGTCATATGCTTTTATGCAAAGAGCGTTTCATGCCGGCTTTGTGGTGGCCATTCTCTGTCCCACCATCGGTATTTTTCTGGTGCTCAGGCGCCTGTCCATGATAGGGGAGATGTTTGCCCACGTTTCCCTGGCCGGTGTGGCTTTGGGCATTTTTACCGGCACCTATCCATTGGCATCAGCGCTGGGTTTGTCCCTGGTGGCCGCCGGCGGGCTGGAGGCCCTGCGCCGGACCTACCGGATTTTTGGCGATTTGGCCATTGCCATTATGATATCGGTGGGTATCAGTTTGGCGGTGGTCCTGATCAGCCTCTCACAGGCTTTCAATGCGGACCTGTTTTCCTATCTCTTTGGCAGCGTAATAGCCATTTCCAGAGCGGATTTGTTTCTGATTCGTGTTATCGGGGTGGCAGTTTTGCTTTTTGTTTTTCTCATGCATAAGGAACTGTTTTTTATTGCCTTTGATGAAGAGGCGGCACGGGCTTCCGGTGTGCGCGTTGACCTGGTCAACATGCTCTTTGTGGCGGCCACCGCTTTAACCATCGCTGTAGCAATGCGCGTGGTGGGGATTTTACTGGTGTCCTCACTGATTACCGTGCCGGTGGCTGCTGGGCTGCAGGTGGGGAAAAGTTTTCGGGCCACCATTCTGTACTCATACCTGTTTGCTTTGACTTCTGTGCTGTTGGGGCTGGTGGTGGCCTATTATGCCGACCTGGCACCGGGCGGCAGTATCGTTTTGATTGCGGTGGGTTTGTTTGTGGCCGCCGCACTTTGCCGTAGATTAATGGGGATCGGGGGGAAGAAATTTGTCAACACCGCAACTGTTGAAACTTTTGAAAGAGAAGGGCTATAAGCTCACCAGCCAGCGCCGACAAATTATTGAAGCTTTGCGCCTCACAGGCCGCCGGGCTTCGGCACGGGAAATTTATGAGGCCCTCAGCAAAGATAACCCCCACATCAGTATGGATACGGTGTACCGCAATCTCAGGCTGTTAACGGAGATTGGGGTGGTACATCAGATTTCGCTGCAATCAGGTGCGGTGTTTGAATTAGATGATAAACGGCACCATCATCACCTGGTATGTGTTGACTGTGAAGAGGTGGTATGTATCCCCTATTGCCCTGAAGCCAAGTCATATAATGAATTTGCCGGCTCTGCCGGTTTTGAAGTCCTGGGTCATGTATTTGAAGTCTATGGCCGCTGTGCCGCCTGTCGGGAAAAAAAATAACCCGCCCAAAATTGGGCGGGAATTTTTTTATAATACTTGCAGTTCTTAGAAGCAGCGCTTTAGGTGTTCTTTGGCGGGGGGAGCGGTGAGCAAACTGACGCCGATGTACATGGCTGCGGAGACAGGTAGTGCATAAAGCAGTGGATCAACATGGGTCCAGGGGTAGGGCAGCAGTGCATGCCTGCCAAACAGGGCCATGGCAATGCCAAAAGGCTCTGATTCGGCAATGTGGAGAAAAACAAAGCCGAATATGCTCACGCTAAAGCCGGAAACCATGCTGGCAATGGCACCTAACCGGGTGCCTCTCTGCCAATAAAGAGCACCTACCAGTGTGGGTAAAAAGCCTGCGGCACAAATCCCAAACCAGAAGGCTGTGGCGCGGGCGATGATGCTGCCGGGTAAAATATAAGCCAGTGTGACGGCCAGCACCACGCCGGTCATAACTCCCAGCTGAGGCAGGCGTGCCGACTTGCCTTTTTTGCCCATCTGTACACCCATTGTTTCCAGAATGTCACGGCCAAAAGCGGTTCCCTGCACATGAATCAGGGCGCTTAAAGTGGAAATGGCCGCAGAGATTAAGGTGAGGGTAAACAGATAAAGAAACCATTCCGGCATAAAGGAACTGATAAAAGCAGGAATAATCAGATCAATATTGCCCTGGGCCACATCGGCGGCAATGATACCCTGGGTATTATAAAAGTACAAATTACTGAGCGGGCCCACCATATAAACGGTACCCACCAGAAAAAAGATAAAGACGCTGCCCACCATCACTGCCCGGTAGAGGGACTTGTTCTCCCGAACGGTCATAAAACGCATGGCCAACTGCGGTTGAGCCAAAACGCCTATTCCCACACCCATAATAATGGTGCTGACAATTGTCCACCATAGCGGCGAACCCAACTGCGGCATGGCCGTCCACCCCTGATGGCCCATGGCCGTAAGGCTTTCCGGCACCAGGTCATTTAAGGCGGTCAGGCCCCGGTGTCCCGCAACAACGCCGCCCACCGCATTATATGTGCCGATGAGCAGGGCCATCATTCCCAAAAACATAACACTGGCACAAAATGCATCGGTGTACATCACCGCTTTCAGGCCGCCGGTAAGAACATAGACGGTCACAATCACCGCCAAAATTAGTAAAGCGGTGTTAAAGTTCATTACAAATGCTTCCTGCAGAAAACGGGCTCCGCCGATGAGAATAATGCTGGTGTACGCCGGCATAAATACAAAAATCATCAATCCGGCAAAAACGGTAATAAAACGGGATTGATAACGGCTGCCCAACAGGGAGGGGAAAGTGGCTACCTCCAGCTGCGCAGACATTTTGCGGATTTTCGTTCCCAAAAAGGCAAAGGCAATCCAGACACCCAGGATAATATTTAAAAAAGCAAGCCACAGTAAGCTGAAGCCGTACATGCCGGCTACGCCGCCAAAGCCAATGATGGCCGACGTACTGATAAAAGCGGCACCATACGATAGAGCCATAACCCAAGGATGAACATTGCGGCCGGCCACAAGGTAGTCATCAGCATTTTGTGTCTGTTTAAAGCCTGTATAGGCAAAGAAAATCAGTATTCCAAGGTAAGCTGCAAATATTGCGGTGAGTATGCCCAGATTCAAGAAGCGTCATCCTCCTCGCGGTTCCAGTTTAATGCTCC carries:
- a CDS encoding peroxiredoxin family protein; this encodes MSIEKKPAVGQKAPDFSLSAATQEEVALSSLQGKAVLLAFVSSSGUASCRAHLVQLRQKHADLQEAGVQIIALTPDNQEKISDLHRILKLPYPLLADPDKSAYEQYDLLEDKKIYGANFILDGQGVVRYAYRGVTPEDRPPLKELVEAGRAIAAGKKYE
- a CDS encoding peroxiredoxin family protein — its product is MNNKAQKGSMAPDFSLSDVYGKKMSFSDFRGRSVILVFMRHLG
- a CDS encoding AhpC/TSA family protein — protein: MLGRAHLAQLRQQYGEIQHAGGEVVVVSFDDAGGVKKLIESHKLPFVFLLDPQREVYQLYGMMYKETGSIVTWKTVLAYLKLRFAGYPKSPPGKDVRQMGGDVVVDRDGIIRFLHRSQHPEDWPDVAELLTYLKQKLQNP
- a CDS encoding metal ABC transporter solute-binding protein, Zn/Mn family, which gives rise to MRKFLLVLISILILALALAGCAEQPAEGTTSEPEPEITVYTSFFVLYDFANQIGGDRVEVMNLLPPGVEPHDWEPTAQAMARLSDADVLLINGLELEPWVDKLIEGLDGNIKVVNTSEGIEPLTGYGGHSHDDDDDHGYDDDDNHGYDNDYGHDDDDDHGYDDLPDPHVWLDPLLALHQAEQIAGALIELDPEYEEVYLENLALFTARIEELDNEYREALTNLARHEFIVTHLSFAYLAERYGLEQVGISGLSPHAEPSPAQMAKIMDFAAEHDVRHIFQEPLVTSRLAEVLADDLGAEILELNPLEGLTEDELAAGEDYFSIMRRNLEQLKIALAE
- a CDS encoding metal ABC transporter ATP-binding protein, whose amino-acid sequence is MGEPVLKLEHVFFHYGRRLVLDDINLTVTPGDFLGIVGPNGSGKSTLLKIVLGLLQPTAGSVSLFGQSRKNFRQWSRIGYVAQNSTAFNYGFPATVREVVMSGLTASLGLLRFAGARERRRVAEVLEQTGVADLQDRLIGELSGGQQQRVFIARALVSRPELLILDEPTVGVDVEAQERFYELLETLRSEAGMTLMMVSHDIGVVTEQVDNVACLNKKMFFHGSPADFLSQDTLTRVYGPAARILHHAH
- a CDS encoding metal ABC transporter permease, giving the protein MLEFWSYAFMQRAFHAGFVVAILCPTIGIFLVLRRLSMIGEMFAHVSLAGVALGIFTGTYPLASALGLSLVAAGGLEALRRTYRIFGDLAIAIMISVGISLAVVLISLSQAFNADLFSYLFGSVIAISRADLFLIRVIGVAVLLFVFLMHKELFFIAFDEEAARASGVRVDLVNMLFVAATALTIAVAMRVVGILLVSSLITVPVAAGLQVGKSFRATILYSYLFALTSVLLGLVVAYYADLAPGGSIVLIAVGLFVAAALCRRLMGIGGKKFVNTATVETFEREGL
- a CDS encoding Fur family transcriptional regulator gives rise to the protein MSTPQLLKLLKEKGYKLTSQRRQIIEALRLTGRRASAREIYEALSKDNPHISMDTVYRNLRLLTEIGVVHQISLQSGAVFELDDKRHHHHLVCVDCEEVVCIPYCPEAKSYNEFAGSAGFEVLGHVFEVYGRCAACREKK
- a CDS encoding sodium:solute symporter family protein, coding for MNLGILTAIFAAYLGILIFFAYTGFKQTQNADDYLVAGRNVHPWVMALSYGAAFISTSAIIGFGGVAGMYGFSLLWLAFLNIILGVWIAFAFLGTKIRKMSAQLEVATFPSLLGSRYQSRFITVFAGLMIFVFMPAYTSIILIGGARFLQEAFVMNFNTALLILAVIVTVYVLTGGLKAVMYTDAFCASVMFLGMMALLIGTYNAVGGVVAGHRGLTALNDLVPESLTAMGHQGWTAMPQLGSPLWWTIVSTIIMGVGIGVLAQPQLAMRFMTVRENKSLYRAVMVGSVFIFFLVGTVYMVGPLSNLYFYNTQGIIAADVAQGNIDLIIPAFISSFMPEWFLYLFTLTLISAAISTLSALIHVQGTAFGRDILETMGVQMGKKGKSARLPQLGVMTGVVLAVTLAYILPGSIIARATAFWFGICAAGFLPTLVGALYWQRGTRLGAIASMVSGFSVSIFGFVFLHIAESEPFGIAMALFGRHALLPYPWTHVDPLLYALPVSAAMYIGVSLLTAPPAKEHLKRCF